From a single bacterium genomic region:
- a CDS encoding T9SS type A sorting domain-containing protein — protein MINIKIYGNRAVGSAFVLHQYERASGGSGGPQSQNAMPVGASQPIMTIYPTTVRNNFTIEFSLANKSQIAIELYDITGRLIKELFKNDITAGKQRLDFSASDLPTGIYFIQLSTNGFHSVGKIISIK, from the coding sequence ATGATAAACATCAAGATTTATGGCAACAGGGCCGTCGGCAGCGCATTTGTCCTGCACCAATACGAGAGAGCGTCAGGCGGGAGTGGCGGTCCGCAAAGCCAGAATGCGATGCCGGTTGGCGCGAGTCAACCGATTATGACGATATATCCGACCACTGTGAGAAATAATTTTACAATTGAATTCAGTTTAGCAAATAAATCCCAAATTGCCATCGAGCTTTACGACATAACAGGTCGGTTAATAAAGGAATTATTTAAAAACGATATAACCGCTGGAAAACAACGCCTTGATTTTTCTGCATCCGATTTACCGACAGGCATTTACTTCATACAACTTAGCACAAATGGATTTCACTCGGTCGGAAAAATAATATCGATAAAATGA
- a CDS encoding transposase translates to MSFKVRLRGEDLYHHIYAWGNDRHAVFKGPDHYRMYLYFLNKYSTSFNLDIIAYALMEWHVHLFVYDRLNHISDFMMKLHGDYAQYFNKDAKRIGHVFGGRYNNKLVVNDLYGKWLTRYIHRQAVEAKLVDNPKEYQWTSYRVYLGLGKSKFLKPDVILEQFGSNADNWLVARQAYEEFVLTDDDGPIDWGKRVFKVLTPARIIDLACRELKVERSLLMKPQGIAERRLRHKAIKLLFEKYEIRASQVAQIFSMSRMAISKIVNNVQ, encoded by the coding sequence ATGAGTTTTAAGGTTCGTTTACGGGGTGAAGACCTCTATCATCATATTTATGCCTGGGGGAATGACCGGCATGCTGTATTTAAGGGACCGGATCACTACCGCATGTACTTGTATTTCCTTAATAAATATTCAACATCATTCAATCTGGATATTATCGCCTATGCGTTGATGGAATGGCATGTTCACCTGTTCGTATATGACCGGTTGAATCATATCTCCGATTTCATGATGAAACTGCATGGTGATTATGCCCAATACTTCAACAAAGATGCAAAACGGATCGGCCATGTCTTTGGTGGGCGCTATAACAACAAGCTGGTGGTCAATGACTTATACGGCAAATGGTTAACGCGGTATATCCACCGGCAGGCAGTCGAGGCGAAATTAGTGGACAATCCTAAGGAATATCAATGGACAAGTTACCGTGTTTATTTGGGTCTGGGAAAAAGCAAGTTCTTAAAGCCAGACGTAATCTTAGAACAATTCGGTAGCAATGCGGACAATTGGTTAGTTGCACGGCAAGCCTATGAAGAGTTTGTCTTAACCGATGATGATGGACCAATTGATTGGGGAAAGCGGGTATTTAAGGTCCTTACTCCGGCTCGAATCATAGATCTAGCTTGCCGGGAATTGAAGGTTGAGCGTTCGTTATTAATGAAACCGCAGGGGATAGCCGAACGTCGGCTGCGTCATAAAGCAATAAAACTTTTGTTCGAGAAGTATGAAATCAGAGCGTCGCAGGTTGCTCAAATATTTAGTATGTCCCGGATGGCAATTTCGAAAATAGTAAACAACGTCCAGTAG